A part of Prionailurus viverrinus isolate Anna chromosome E1, UM_Priviv_1.0, whole genome shotgun sequence genomic DNA contains:
- the LOC125151964 gene encoding CMRF35-like molecule 3, with the protein MECRYNVGEEGHRKFWCRGPNWTDCVRVIETEQMAGQEVRRGRVTLRDNPREHLFHVITEDLEEGDADTYWCGVDRATSVPQAPVAVTIFPGSATVSMMTTETLASMGAPALTSHMASPGLPAWMSGTSAGIPYVASACGLGFLTIWWLGSMSKCSKTARPFLFFASFLFLVLLKVSLFLSFSYAAIWLAWLQRHL; encoded by the exons ATGGAGTGCCGGTACAATGTGGGAGAGGAGGGTCACAGGAAGTTCTGGTGCCGAGGGCCCAACTGGACAGACTGTGTCCGAGTCATTGAAACGGAACAGATGGCAGGGCAAGAGGTGAGGCGTGGCCGAGTAACCCTTCGAGACAACCCCAGAGAGCACCTTTTCCATGTGATCACGGAGGACCTGGAGGAAGGAGATGCAGACACTTACTGGTGCGGGGTGGACAGGGCCACAAGTGTCCCCCAGGCCCCGGTGGCCGTGACTATTTTTCCAG GCTCAGCGACAGTATCAATGATGACCACTGAGACATTGGCCAGCATGGGAGCCCCAGCTCTGACCAGTCACATGGCCAGCCCTGGCCTTCCTGCCTG GATGTCTGGAACCTCAGCTGGAATCCCATATGTGGCCTCTGCATGTGGTCTGGGCTTCCTTACAATATGGTGGCTGGGGTCCATGAGCAAGTGTTCCAAGACAGCCAG GCCCTTCCTGTTCTTTGCCAGCTTCCTATTCCTGGTCTTGCTGAAAGTCAGCCTCTTCCTGAGCTTCAGTTATGCTGCCATTTGGTTGGCCTGGCTTCAGCGTCACCTCTGA